One Paenibacillus sp. SYP-B4298 genomic window, CCAATATATCGATAATCTAACAGTCTACACGGGCAGCGATTCAGGGAGCGGCACTGACCCAGACGGCAGTGGAACGAATCCGGGGGGCGGCGGTACTGACCCAGACGGCGGCGGGACAGCTCCAGGGGGCGGGGATGGCGACCCTGGCAGTGGCACTGATCCGGGCTTGCCTCCTGAGCCGGCAGCGGGCGATCTCATTGTCGCTCCACACGGACTGGACAGCCATCCGGGTACACTCACACAGCCGACCACATTGACCTCCGCCATCGCGCGTATCCAGCCTGGCCAGACGATCTACATGCGGGGCGGCACGTACAGCTTCAGCAACACGGTGCTCATCGAACGCGGCAATAACGGACAGGCGGGGGCGCGCAAGCGCATTGCCAGCTACAACGACGAGAAGCCTGTACTGGATTTCTCGGCGCAAGCCTTCGATCCGATGAACCGCGGACTGCAGATTAACGGCCACTACTGGCATGTCTATGGCATCGAGGTGAAGGAAGCAGGCGATAACGGCATCTTCATCGGAGGCAATTATAACCGGATTGAGAATGTCGAGACTCATCATAACAAGGACAGCGGCCTGCAAATCTCTCGCTACGCCTCTACCGCAACACGGGATGAATGGCCCAGCTACAATGAGATTATTCGAGTGTACTCGCACAATAACTATGACCCGGACGATGGAGAGGATGCAGACGGCTTCGCCGCCAAGCTGACCTCTGGTCCAGGCAATGTATTCGACAGTTGCATCGCCGCTTATAATGTGGATGACGGCTGGGATCTGTTCGCCAAAAATGAGACCGGCCCAATCGATCCCGTCACGATCCGCAACAGCATCGCCTATAACAATGGAGCGACCTCCTCCGGCCTCTCCACCTCCAACAGCGACGGCAACGGCTTCAAGCTTGGGGGCTCGAATATTGCCGTCAACCATATCGTCGAAAATAACATCGCGTTTGGCAACAAGAAGCACGGCTTTACCTTCAACAGCAATCCGGGCTCGATTACGATGAGGAACAATACGAGCTGGAATAACGGCACGCGGTCTGGCAGCAACTTTGCCTTTGATAAGGGCACGCACCAGTTTGCCAATAATCTGTCGTTCCAGGCCTCATCCAGCGACAAGTACGCCAGCAGCACCGACATTGCCGGCTCCAATCTGTGGTGGCATAACACCAAGGGCAGCGTCAATGCCAATCTACTGAAGGTAACTGCAGCGGATTTCATCAGTCTGACACCAACAGTAAGCCGCGACGCCAACGGAACGCCCGTCCTCGGCGACTTCCTGAAGCTGACCCCAGGCAGCAGCTTGAAGGGTGCAGGCACCCCTGCGGGGACGGATATTGGCGCCAGCTTCCCTGCCTCTGACAGCTTCGCGAGCAGCGCTGCGCTGCCTGCTGCGGCGCTCCCTGCAGGCTCGGCTGATTTCGATGAGCTCGTTAGCCCGGCCGCCTCGGCAGCGGTTCTGCGCGAATATGATCTGACCGGCTTTGCAGCGGCAGGCGGTACAACGGGAGCTGGAACTATTGCAGAGAGCGACTCGCGATATGTGAAGGTGTACAATGCCGAGCAGCTCGGCATCGCTCTGAAGCGTCGATCGCCCGTCAAGGTTGTCGAGATTATGAATGATCTGAATCTGGGCTGGAACGAGATTAGCTCGGCGGCGCGCACCGCGCCCTTTTATACGCATAATGCACCCAGCACCCATCCTGTCCTGCTGCAGACCGGTGTTAGTAAAATCGAACTGGATGGCTTCGACGGGCTGACGATCTTCTCTCGCAACGGGGCCAAGATCAAGCATGCCGCGTTCGTCATCAAACGCAGCAACAATGTCGTCATCCGCAACCTGGAGTTCGATGAGCTATGGGAATGGGATGAGCTGTCCAAGGGCGACTATGATAAGAAGGATTGGGACTATATTACGCTGGAGTCATCCAGCAATATCTGGATTGACCACTGTACCTTCAACAAAGCATACGATGGCGTCGTCGATTCCAAGAAGGGCACGAGCGGCGTGACGATCTCCTGGTCGCTATTCCGCGGAGATAACGGCAGTGCTAAGGGCTGGGTCGCTCAGCAGATCAACGCCATGGAGAGCAATCGCAGCGCCTACCCGATGTATAACTATTTGCGGGGTCTGGGTCTAACCACGCAACATATTATTGCCCTCTCTGCTGGACAGAAGAAGGGGCATCTGGTCGGCGCCAATGAGCTGGCGTCTGACAACAGTCAACTGACGATTACACTGCACCATAATTATTACAAGGATATGATGGATCGTCTGCCTCGTCTGCGCGGAGGCAATGCCCATGTATACAACATCGTGGCGGACAGCTCGCAGGCACATGCTTCATCAGCGATCCTGACGAATACCATGAAGCAATCGCTCGCATCCAAGGGCTACAAGTTCGGTGTCACCAGCAATGGCGCGATCGCTACCGAGAACGGCGCCGTATTGGTTGAGAGCTCAAGCTTCATTGATGTGCAGTATCCACTGCGCAACAATCAGAAGGACCCGTCCAAGCCGCAATATACGGGCAAGATCAGGGCGGTGAATACTCTCTATTCCATGAATGGCAGCAGCTTCAAGGGCAGCAGCGACACGGCGGGCAGTCCGCTCGCGCCTGTCCCGGCGCCGATCATTGCATTCTCCTGGAACGGCTTTACCGCACTGCCTTACAGCTATATTGCTGTTCAGCCAGAGACACTGGCTAGCCGCCTCACCTCGAGCCAGGGCGCGGGTGCAGGCAAGCTGCAATGGAGCAGCGCACAATGGCTGCAGACCACAGGCGGCAACCCACTGTAATCGGATCGTTCTGAATCCATGCTTCAAGCCAGATTAAGCTTACAACAGGCTGGGCGGAAACCTGTGGTTTCATCGCCCAGCCTGTTTAATTGTGGGAATTATTGAACAACCTTAGCTGCATGGCTGACCCTCATAGCTTGACAAGCTGCATCGCGCGTTTTCTTTTTTCCACGGCTTTCCCATATAGCTCGCTCATCGACTGTGTCATAGTATCCAGCGACCAATGCTTGTGCGCCCACTCCTTGACGTGAGACCCCAGCTTCTCCCTTAGCCTGTCGTCAGCCAGCAGCTCCTGCAACGCCTGAAGCAGCTTCTCCTCATCGCCAACAGGGAACAGCAGCCCGGTCTTGCGGTGCCGGGTCATCTCTGGCAACCCGCCTGCATCGGACGTAATGATCGCCTTGCCGGCAAGCTGTGCTTCAATGACAGACATCGGCTGGTTCTCAATCAGGCTCGGCAGGACGAATAGATCCGATTGAGCCAGCATGCTGGGGATGTCATCCCGCGCTCCCCAAAAGCACACCTTGTCGCCCAGTCCGAGCGCATGACATTGCTGCTCCACCTCTTGACGACCATCTCCATCCCCGATAAGCCAGCATACCCAATCCTGTCGAACGTACCTGAGGCGTGCCAGCGCTCCTAACAGGTACTTAAGCCCTTTGATTTCGGTCAGTCGCCCGGTATAGGTAATTACCTTCTGTCCAGGAGGCCGGTAGGAAGGGCCTGGCACATGGAGCTGTGCCATAAACTTCGGAATATCATAGCCATAATGAATGACCTTCAGGCTTGCAGCCGGCACACCGAATTCCTGCGTGAGGTTTGTTTTCATCCATTGATTGGCCAGCACGGTATATTCCCCCACTGATCCCCCCAATTGCTCGATCCGATTATAGTAGGCTTGTGCAATAGGGGTCGTCGGGGAGCGGTACAGATCGGTTGTCATATGATGCCGCATCTCATGAGCCACGCAGCCGTGAATGGTGGCCACCAGCGCTGTTCCGGGCGACCGCAGCCGGTTGATGGCTACCGTGGAGAATACGTCCTGTGTATGAATGAGGTCATAGCTACCAATGCCGATAGCCGCTACTGCCAACTCGTAAGCATAGCGCCGAAATTCGTTGTAATGCATTAAGGGATTGCAATGGAGCGCCGGGAAAAGGGAAGCATTCAGCTTCGCCTCCAGCAGGGGAATCACATGATGGGTCTCGAAGCGCTTGCCCTGACTGTACATGTGCACGAAGCTCCCAGGAATATCACCATAGCCCAGCGTATCCACATGGTGCCCCTGCGCCTCCAGCCTCATTTTCAAGTGCTCCATGTATGGCCATACGCCTCCCAGATGCGGAACATGCCAATACGTTGCTAGCAAAATCCTCATCGTTGTCCTCCTCTCACAAGTTCTCCACTGTTTCTGTGAATCCACTCGCGGCAAGCAGCTTACGGATGTCAGGTATTGACAATAGTGCGTCCTCTTCATGCCCCCCCTGATCTGCCACTCGCGGATAATCCGCATAATGGCATAGCAGCTCCGGGTGCCCTGATGACGGCAGCACCACAATATAACGGTCGTCGCAGACAACGGCATTGAGGCGCTCATAAGGTGTGAGCAGCACCTCACTCAGCTTCTCTCCCGGTCGGCAGCCCATTTCCTGCACCTGTATAGTCCGGTGGTCGTCCTCGGAGAGCAACGCTTGCGCCAAATCAATAATTTTGCAGGCAGGCATCTGCAAGATGAAGGTTTCTCCCCCAACTCCCCTCTTAGCCGCAGTTAGCAGCAGGGTGCTGGCCATTTGGGGCGTCATGAAGTAGCGTACCATCCGACAGTCGGTAATACGGATGGGGCTCCCC contains:
- a CDS encoding glycosyltransferase family 4 protein, whose amino-acid sequence is MRILLATYWHVPHLGGVWPYMEHLKMRLEAQGHHVDTLGYGDIPGSFVHMYSQGKRFETHHVIPLLEAKLNASLFPALHCNPLMHYNEFRRYAYELAVAAIGIGSYDLIHTQDVFSTVAINRLRSPGTALVATIHGCVAHEMRHHMTTDLYRSPTTPIAQAYYNRIEQLGGSVGEYTVLANQWMKTNLTQEFGVPAASLKVIHYGYDIPKFMAQLHVPGPSYRPPGQKVITYTGRLTEIKGLKYLLGALARLRYVRQDWVCWLIGDGDGRQEVEQQCHALGLGDKVCFWGARDDIPSMLAQSDLFVLPSLIENQPMSVIEAQLAGKAIITSDAGGLPEMTRHRKTGLLFPVGDEEKLLQALQELLADDRLREKLGSHVKEWAHKHWSLDTMTQSMSELYGKAVEKRKRAMQLVKL
- a CDS encoding pectate lyase family protein, translating into MPAAALPAGSADFDELVSPAASAAVLREYDLTGFAAAGGTTGAGTIAESDSRYVKVYNAEQLGIALKRRSPVKVVEIMNDLNLGWNEISSAARTAPFYTHNAPSTHPVLLQTGVSKIELDGFDGLTIFSRNGAKIKHAAFVIKRSNNVVIRNLEFDELWEWDELSKGDYDKKDWDYITLESSSNIWIDHCTFNKAYDGVVDSKKGTSGVTISWSLFRGDNGSAKGWVAQQINAMESNRSAYPMYNYLRGLGLTTQHIIALSAGQKKGHLVGANELASDNSQLTITLHHNYYKDMMDRLPRLRGGNAHVYNIVADSSQAHASSAILTNTMKQSLASKGYKFGVTSNGAIATENGAVLVESSSFIDVQYPLRNNQKDPSKPQYTGKIRAVNTLYSMNGSSFKGSSDTAGSPLAPVPAPIIAFSWNGFTALPYSYIAVQPETLASRLTSSQGAGAGKLQWSSAQWLQTTGGNPL